ATGAGGAGGAGGGTTAAACTATGACTGAACGTCCAGCATTATCCGATAGACAACGCAGGGAAATTGAATATCACCAGCAATTTTCAAGAAAGATTGATTTGGAAAGGCAGAAAATTTCATATGAGATTGCTGAATCTCGCAGGCGGCGCTGGTGGAATGCCTATTGGGCGAGCTATACCATTCTTTTAAAAGAGGTCGTGATGTCCAGGAGGATACTCGTTATGGGATGCGGATTCGGTAAGGATGCTTTGGTCTTAAGCAAACTTGGGGCGGATGTGTACGCCTTTGATCTGAGTGAGGACATGCTTGCTCTCGCAAAGCAAATCGCACTAAGAGAAGGTCTGAAGGTTGATTTTAGGCAAATGCCAGCTGAGCAAATGGATTACAAAGATGATTTTTTCGATGGTATCCTTGCGGTGAATATCTTACATCATGTGGATATTCCTAAAACATTAAGCGAGATCCA
This DNA window, taken from bacterium, encodes the following:
- a CDS encoding class I SAM-dependent methyltransferase, whose amino-acid sequence is MTERPALSDRQRREIEYHQQFSRKIDLERQKISYEIAESRRRRWWNAYWASYTILLKEVVMSRRILVMGCGFGKDALVLSKLGADVYAFDLSEDMLALAKQIALREGLKVDFRQMPAEQMDYKDDFFDGILAVNILHHVDIPKTLSEIQRVSKKGAFFIANEVYSHSLMHPIRHYTFVKKFLYPRLVRFVYGSKDPYITEDERKLTECDVRLVKGLISNVRCEYFNFIVTRLLPRRWQMLNILDRLALIAFGPLAYLFGGRILIAGKISK